A genomic segment from Gemmatimonadaceae bacterium encodes:
- a CDS encoding pitrilysin family protein: protein MIPAGVTRAVLGNGLTVLVKADPDSEVVAIVTYVKAGYFDEPDDSVGISHVLEHMFFKGTPTRGVGEIARQTKASGGYLNAHTIYDHTSYYTVLPAASLARGIAIQSDAYRNALIDETELARELEVIIQEAKRKEDNPAAVVTENLYALLHDTHRMRRWRIGREDVLRGLTRERMLAFYRAYYRPSNTILAIAGGVDTAAALAEVERAYGDMPAGDVARDRGPPETGTPAFRYRELSGDVAQTQLALGWRTAPLDDPVTPALDLGAMLLSAGRSSRLYRAVRERQLASSVSASNYTPTDVGVFVIHAETEPEKTADAARGIRAQVDSLRHGDIARAEIDRARRLFESRWIRHLETMEGQAHYLAEWEAQGGWRLGEDYYARFLRADERDVADAAARFLGNDRCGVMIYRPESAPAVAAGAAELNALLQGGDAGLRHESPRAAPAVHTRPVEEAGVEHGVHVFRTGRGLPILVRQRSSVPMAHLAVVSAAGAAYDTEDRSGLALLLARTALKGTATRTADELAAEAELLGGSMATSVTAETLGWSISVPASRLEAAAALLADVIENPALSQDALETERSITLSDLASFRDDMYSYPIHLAGAAAYGAHPYARSTLGTEQSLHAASARDLRERHARSVARGRVVVGIVGDVEPRRAAEAAAGVFGKIEYDERAQLVRPVWPDAVRLSAEDRDKAQTALAMAFPAPSRRDDDRFTARLISLMASGLGGRFFDELRERQSLAYTVGVHVIERALAGTFVGYIATAPEKEERAREGLLREFQRLREELVTEEELERAKEYAVGTHVIRRESNAALLSEMIEAWLFGRLAEPAEFEGKIRSVTRKQVRRLAAACFDPARRAEGVVRGR from the coding sequence GTGATTCCCGCCGGGGTGACACGCGCCGTGCTTGGCAACGGCCTCACGGTGCTGGTGAAGGCAGACCCCGATTCGGAAGTCGTCGCGATAGTCACCTACGTCAAGGCGGGATACTTCGACGAGCCCGACGATTCCGTCGGAATCTCGCACGTGCTCGAGCACATGTTCTTCAAGGGCACTCCGACGCGCGGAGTGGGCGAGATCGCGCGGCAGACGAAGGCGAGCGGCGGCTACCTCAACGCTCACACGATCTACGACCACACGAGCTACTACACCGTCCTGCCGGCGGCCTCGCTCGCCAGGGGAATCGCAATCCAGTCCGACGCGTACCGCAACGCGCTGATCGACGAGACCGAGCTCGCGCGCGAGCTCGAGGTGATCATCCAGGAAGCCAAGCGCAAGGAGGACAACCCCGCGGCGGTCGTGACCGAGAACCTCTACGCGCTGCTGCACGACACGCACCGGATGCGGCGCTGGCGCATCGGACGGGAGGATGTGCTCCGCGGCCTGACGCGCGAGCGAATGCTCGCGTTCTACCGCGCCTACTACCGCCCGTCGAACACGATCCTGGCGATCGCCGGCGGAGTGGACACGGCTGCCGCTCTCGCGGAAGTCGAGCGGGCATACGGCGACATGCCCGCCGGCGACGTCGCGCGCGACCGCGGGCCGCCGGAGACGGGCACGCCGGCTTTCCGCTACCGCGAGCTCTCGGGCGACGTCGCGCAGACGCAGCTCGCGCTCGGCTGGCGCACCGCGCCGCTGGACGATCCCGTCACGCCGGCGCTCGATCTCGGCGCGATGCTGCTCTCCGCGGGACGCTCGTCGCGGCTGTACCGCGCGGTCCGGGAGCGGCAGCTCGCGTCTTCCGTCTCGGCGAGCAACTACACGCCGACCGACGTGGGCGTATTCGTCATCCACGCCGAGACCGAGCCGGAGAAAACCGCGGACGCCGCGCGCGGAATACGAGCGCAGGTGGACTCCCTGCGACACGGCGACATCGCGCGCGCGGAGATCGACCGCGCGCGGCGGCTGTTCGAGAGCCGCTGGATCCGCCACCTCGAGACGATGGAAGGGCAGGCGCATTATCTGGCGGAGTGGGAAGCGCAGGGCGGCTGGCGGCTGGGCGAAGACTATTACGCGCGCTTTCTGCGCGCGGACGAGCGCGACGTTGCGGACGCCGCCGCGCGATTTCTCGGGAACGACCGCTGCGGCGTAATGATCTATCGTCCCGAGTCGGCGCCGGCGGTCGCCGCGGGAGCCGCGGAGCTCAACGCGCTGCTGCAGGGGGGCGACGCCGGGCTGCGGCACGAATCTCCGCGCGCGGCGCCGGCTGTCCACACGCGGCCGGTAGAGGAGGCTGGCGTCGAGCACGGGGTGCACGTATTCCGGACCGGGCGCGGGCTCCCCATTCTCGTGCGGCAACGGTCGTCAGTGCCGATGGCTCACCTCGCGGTGGTCAGCGCCGCCGGCGCGGCCTACGACACCGAGGACCGTTCCGGTCTGGCGCTGCTGCTCGCGCGCACAGCGCTGAAGGGGACGGCCACCCGGACCGCCGACGAGCTGGCCGCCGAAGCCGAGCTCCTCGGCGGGAGCATGGCGACCAGCGTAACCGCGGAGACGCTCGGCTGGAGCATCTCGGTGCCGGCAAGCCGGCTCGAAGCCGCGGCGGCGCTGCTCGCCGACGTGATCGAGAATCCCGCGCTGAGCCAGGACGCGCTGGAGACCGAGCGCTCGATAACTCTCTCGGATCTGGCTTCGTTCCGCGACGACATGTACTCGTACCCCATCCATCTCGCGGGCGCGGCCGCGTACGGCGCGCATCCGTATGCCCGGTCCACGCTGGGGACGGAGCAATCGCTGCACGCGGCCAGCGCGCGCGATCTGCGCGAGCGGCACGCGCGATCGGTGGCGCGCGGGCGCGTCGTCGTCGGCATCGTGGGCGACGTGGAGCCGCGGCGCGCGGCGGAGGCCGCGGCCGGCGTGTTCGGGAAGATCGAGTACGACGAGCGCGCACAGCTCGTGCGCCCCGTGTGGCCCGACGCGGTCCGGCTCTCCGCGGAAGACCGCGACAAGGCGCAGACGGCGCTGGCGATGGCGTTTCCCGCGCCGTCGCGCCGCGACGACGACCGGTTCACCGCACGGCTCATCTCACTGATGGCCAGCGGTCTTGGCGGACGGTTCTTCGACGAGCTGCGCGAGCGCCAGTCGCTGGCGTACACGGTGGGCGTGCACGTGATCGAGCGCGCGCTTGCCGGCACCTTCGTCGGCTACATCGCCACGGCGCCGGAGAAGGAGGAAAGAGCGCGGGAAGGGCTGCTGCGCGAGTTCCAGCGGCTGCGGGAGGAGCTGGTCACCGAGGAGGAGCTCGAGCGCGCGAAGGAATACGCGGTGGGGACGCATGTCATCCGCCGGGAGAGCAACGCCGCGCTGCTGTCCGAGATGATCGAGGCCTGGCTGTTCGGGCGGCTGGCCGAGCCCGCGGAGTTCGAGGGAAAGATCCGCTCGGTCACGCGCAAGCAGGTACGGCGGCTGGCCGCGGCGTGCTTCGATCCCGCGAGGCGGGCGGAAGGAGTGGTGCGGGGCCGTTAA
- a CDS encoding ABC transporter ATP-binding protein yields the protein MIEFHNVGKTYRSLTSRSVRAVDGFSLEIPRGEVFGIAGPNGAGKSTLIGVLLGFLHPSDGRVRVNGMQPRSYIEKHGIGYLSELVTINKRWRADAALTRYAILADIPRERISESVEKVITTLGLGEHRRKSVKALSKGNLQRLGLAQALLRDEELLILDEPTHGLDPVWTQRFRDIVGGLRDPNRTMLIASHNLDELQRLADRVAIIDHGRLQRVVGTSSLDQQSVGALTYRISLASGAEHFMRVFPEAAAVGRGEYEVVVSDVVALNRRLGELMLAGGVVAAVVPTRSVLEQQFREAVGESA from the coding sequence ATGATTGAGTTCCACAACGTCGGAAAAACGTACCGGTCTCTCACCAGCCGGAGCGTTCGCGCCGTGGACGGCTTTTCGCTCGAGATCCCGCGCGGAGAAGTCTTCGGGATAGCGGGCCCCAACGGCGCCGGCAAGAGCACGCTCATCGGCGTCCTGCTCGGGTTCCTGCATCCGTCGGACGGCCGCGTGCGCGTCAACGGGATGCAGCCGCGGTCGTACATAGAGAAGCACGGGATCGGCTACCTCTCGGAGCTGGTGACGATCAACAAGCGGTGGCGCGCGGACGCGGCGCTCACCCGCTACGCGATCCTCGCCGACATCCCCCGCGAGCGGATCTCCGAATCGGTCGAGAAGGTGATAACGACCCTCGGACTCGGCGAGCACCGGCGCAAGAGCGTGAAGGCGCTCTCCAAGGGAAACCTGCAGCGGCTCGGCTTGGCGCAGGCGCTGCTGCGCGACGAGGAGCTGCTCATCCTGGACGAGCCGACCCACGGTCTCGACCCGGTGTGGACGCAGCGCTTTCGCGACATAGTCGGCGGGCTGCGCGATCCCAACCGCACGATGCTCATCGCGTCGCACAACCTCGACGAGCTGCAGCGCCTCGCCGACCGCGTGGCGATCATCGATCACGGCAGGCTCCAGCGCGTGGTCGGCACGAGCTCGCTGGACCAGCAGTCCGTGGGCGCGCTCACCTACCGGATCTCGCTGGCCTCGGGCGCCGAGCATTTTATGCGGGTATTCCCCGAGGCCGCGGCCGTGGGTCGCGGCGAGTACGAGGTGGTCGTGTCCGACGTCGTGGCTCTCAACCGCCGCCTCGGCGAGCTGATGCTGGCCGGCGGGGTCGTTGCGGCGGTGGTTCCAACCAGGTCCGTGCTCGAGCAGCAGTTCCGCGAAGCGGTGGGAGAGAGCGCATGA
- a CDS encoding tetratricopeptide repeat protein: MTAGYGGGGADSALADIRPVVTRIDTPRSSEDLAADLIEIWSGLETVLRRMFGGSALSGQALVREVRQREMITLTQAHALLEFLAARERCDNVSYKPTPADVAAAKDAFAQLDTATGVPGRDAATAGAASAMAGAPAAATGYSSAQRAAAAPQEPAIVPPAPGLRPLMRERAAGLPTWGWIAIAVVALAFAGVAAYYAMQNRGDDMDKAVRMMADGRREAARGEFTRIARENPELATPHVFLARIAREEGDLAAARREIETAIRLDPAWSVAQREMGMLLLSQGNYDLARRFFVRAIELNPADSAAKGFLGCSLIRLGNRDLGLRFIGQAGTGSWSACAR; this comes from the coding sequence ATGACGGCCGGCTACGGCGGCGGCGGCGCGGACTCCGCGCTGGCGGACATCCGGCCCGTAGTGACCAGGATCGACACTCCCCGCAGCTCGGAAGATCTCGCGGCCGACCTGATCGAGATCTGGAGCGGATTGGAGACGGTCCTGCGCCGGATGTTCGGCGGATCGGCGCTGAGCGGTCAGGCGCTGGTGCGCGAAGTCCGACAGCGGGAGATGATCACCCTGACGCAGGCGCACGCGCTGCTCGAGTTCCTCGCCGCGCGCGAGCGGTGCGACAACGTGAGCTACAAGCCCACGCCGGCGGACGTGGCGGCCGCCAAGGACGCGTTCGCGCAGCTCGACACCGCCACGGGCGTACCCGGCCGCGACGCGGCTACCGCGGGCGCCGCGTCCGCGATGGCCGGCGCACCGGCCGCCGCCACGGGATACAGCTCGGCGCAGCGCGCTGCCGCCGCGCCGCAGGAGCCGGCGATCGTGCCTCCGGCTCCGGGGCTTCGGCCGCTCATGCGCGAGCGCGCGGCCGGCCTCCCCACGTGGGGCTGGATCGCCATCGCGGTCGTGGCGCTCGCGTTCGCCGGCGTGGCGGCCTACTACGCGATGCAGAATCGCGGCGACGACATGGATAAGGCGGTCCGCATGATGGCGGATGGCAGGCGCGAGGCGGCGCGCGGAGAGTTCACCCGGATCGCGCGGGAGAATCCCGAGCTGGCCACACCGCACGTGTTTCTCGCGCGGATAGCCCGGGAAGAAGGCGATCTCGCGGCGGCGCGGCGCGAGATCGAGACGGCCATCCGGCTCGACCCGGCGTGGAGCGTCGCGCAGCGAGAGATGGGAATGCTGCTGCTCTCGCAGGGCAACTACGATCTCGCGCGGAGGTTCTTCGTGCGCGCGATTGAGCTCAACCCCGCCGACTCGGCAGCGAAGGGATTTCTCGGATGCTCGCTCATCCGGCTGGGGAACCGTGACCTGGGACTGAGGTTCATCGGCCAGGCGGGGACGGGGTCGTGGTCGGCGTGCGCCAGATAA